In Mycoplasma sp. Mirounga ES2805-ORL, a single window of DNA contains:
- the rnc gene encoding ribonuclease III has translation MKKNNFIYFNNIKKWKSDLIDYIKTSLNINVNNPQLYETALTHPSYIKHSKQEEDSRVGQYQELEFLGDSILQFLVSDYIFKKHKNLDQGSLTLLRSKLVCTKALANVTNEIQLKKYILTGPGGMYENVIRSQKVAADIFESLVAAIYLDQDINVTRKFVDHHVCSKDELLIQQESLKDYKTTFQEYIQSFSKIAVTYETKSVAEHFESEAKHDNKIYGKGKGKSKSEAEENAAKEALKKLKV, from the coding sequence ATGAAAAAAAATAATTTTATTTACTTTAATAACATAAAAAAGTGAAAAAGTGACTTAATCGATTATATTAAGACTAGCTTAAATATTAATGTTAATAATCCTCAGTTATATGAAACTGCTTTAACACATCCATCATACATTAAACATAGCAAGCAAGAAGAAGATTCTAGAGTCGGTCAATATCAGGAACTAGAATTCCTAGGGGACAGCATTCTTCAATTTTTAGTTTCTGATTATATTTTTAAAAAGCATAAAAATTTAGATCAAGGATCGCTAACTTTGCTTAGATCTAAATTAGTTTGCACAAAAGCATTAGCAAATGTAACAAATGAAATTCAATTAAAAAAATATATACTAACAGGACCTGGTGGAATGTATGAAAATGTTATTAGAAGTCAAAAAGTTGCTGCAGACATTTTTGAATCATTGGTTGCTGCAATATATTTAGATCAAGATATAAATGTTACTAGAAAATTTGTTGATCACCATGTTTGCTCGAAAGATGAATTACTAATACAGCAGGAATCATTAAAAGACTATAAAACAACATTTCAAGAGTATATTCAAAGTTTTTCAAAAATTGCTGTTACTTACGAAACTAAAAGCGTTGCCGAACACTTCGAGTCTGAAGCTAAACATGACAATAAAATATATGGTAAAGGCAAAGGAAAAAGTAAAAGCGAAGCTGAGGAAAATGCTGCTAAAGAAGCATTAAAAAAATTAAAAGTTTAA